The segment AGCGCGGCGTGGACGAAGCCGAAGACCAACAACCACACGTTGCGCCGGACGAGCAGGCGCCGGGCCCGACCCTCCGACTCACCGAGCCGCACCTGCCGCTGGAGTAGCTGGACCATGCCGTATCCGAACAGACACGCGAACATCGGATAGACGCGACCATCGACCCCGGTGAGGATGACCGCCTGCACGAATCGGTCCACCGTCGATCCGTCGGGCGGGTGGATCGTGGTGTCGACGTAGGCGCGGCCCCAGAGGTACCAGGGCGTGTTCGCGAGGGCGATCAGCAGCAGCATGAACCCCCGCGCGAGGTCGGGCGCGAGCGCCCGCTCCGCGGCACGGGTCGGGCCGGGGGCCGGGGTCTGGGGGCGGGATGCGGCCGTCTGTTCGGCGGTTGCCTGAAGAGGGGTGTGCTCGGGCTCCGATGCCATGACCTCATCGTGTCATCTGACCGTCGCCGAACGCAGTCCTCCCCAGGGGGCATTTCCGATCTTTCCGGGAATTCACGGTGTTCGCCCTGGTAAGTCCCTTCCCCTCGCCTCTCGACCTGGCGATCCCATACCGCGACGGGAGGCCTCGTGGGCCGACGGGACCGTCCGCCGACCGGGCGGCGTGGACGGCGAGAGTGGGGCCAACGGTCCCGCTGAACTAAAGCAACGTGTCCGATTCCGAGCGCCTAGGCTGGAGTGCGTGTCGGTCCATGAATCACTCCTCGAAGGCCTGAACGCCGCACAGCGCGACGCGGTGACGCACCAGGGGTCGCCCCTGCTGATCGTCGCGGGAGCCGGGTCCGGAAAGACCCGTGTTCTCACCCATCGCATCGCCTACCTGCTGCGAGAGCGTGATGTGCGGCCCGGTGAGATCCTCGCGATCACGTTCACCAACAAGGCCGCGGCCGAGATGCGGGAACGGATCGAAGGCCTCCTGGGCGCACGCGTCGCGCGCACGATGTGGATCATGACGTTCCACGCGGCCTGCGTGCGGATTCTCCGCCGGGAGGCAACGCGTCTGGGTTACCCGAGCAACTTCACCATCTACGACTCGGGCGACTCCCAGAGGCTGATGCAGCTCGTCTGCCGTGAGCTCGACCTCGACACCAAGAGGTACCCCCCGCGGTCCTTCTCGGCCGAGGTCTCCAACCTGAAGAACGAGCTCGTCGACTACGACACCTTCGAGGCCCGCGCGGACAACGACCGCGAACGCGTCCTCGCCCAGGCGTACAAGCTGTACCAGCGCCGGCTGCAGGAGGCCGGGGCCATGGACTTCGACGACCTCATCATGTTGACCGTGAACCTCATGGAGCTGTTCCCCGACGTGGCGGAGCACTACCAGCGGCGGTTCCGGCACATCATGGTCGACGAGTACCAGGACACCAACCACGCCCAGTACGAGCTGGTCCGCACCCTCGCCACGCCCCCGCGGCCGACCGACGACGGCGCGCCGGAGATCGAACCGGCGGAGCTCTGCGTCGTCGGCGACGCCGACCAGTCCATCTACGCCTTCCGGGGCGCGACGATCCGCAACATCGTCGAGTTCGAGCGGGACTACCCGAACGCGCGGACCGTGCTGCTGGAACAGAACTACCGGTCCACGAACACGATCCTGCGCGCGGCCAACGCGGTCATCAGCCAAAACACGGACCGAAAACCCAAGAACCTCTGGTCGGAGGTGGGGACGGGCGCCGCGATCGTCGGATACGTCGCCGACAACGAGCACGACGAGGCCTCGTTCGTCGTCAGTGAGATCGACCGACTCACCGACGCCGGGGACTGTCGGCCGGGTGACGTCGCGGTCTTCTATCGCACCAACGCGCAGTCCCGGGTGCTCGAGGAGATCTTCATCCGGCACGGGCTTCCGTACCGGATCGTCGGCGGGGTGCGCTTCTACGAGCGCAAGGAGATCCGCGACGTCCTGGCCTATCTGCGCGTGCTGGCCAACCCGGACGACACCGTGGCGCTGCGCCGCATCCTCAACGTTCCGAAGCGGGGGATCGGTGACCGCGCGGAGGCCACCGTCGAGGTCTTCGCCGCGCGCGAGCGAATCTCGTTCGCGGCGGCCCTACGCCGAGCGAACGAGGCGCCCGGTGTGGCCACCCGCTCGGTGAAGGCCATCGGCCAGTTCGTCGCCCTGCTGGACGAGCTCATGGAGCTCGTCCCCACGAGCTCGCCGGCCGAGATCATCGAGGCCGTGCTGCGACGGACCGGTTATCTGGAAGAACTCACCAACTCCAAGGACCTCCAGGACGAGAGCCGGGTGGAGAACCTGGAGGAGTTCGTGGAGGTCGCCCGGGAGTTCGAGCAGACCTTCACCGGACCCCTCTACCCGGAGGACACCGCGCAGGACGAGACCACCCAGTCCGGCGCCGAGTCTGTGGTGGCCGAGGAAGGCGCCGACGAAGGGGAGGAATCGGCGGACCAACCCGGCCCGCCCACCCTCGTGGACTTCCTGGAACAGGTGGCTCTGGTCGCCGACGCCGACCAGGTGGAAGAGGACGAGGGCGACGGAGTAGTCACGTTGATGACGCTGCACGCCGCCAAGGGACTGGAGTTCCCTGTCGTCTTCCTGACCGGAATGGAGGACGGCGTCTTCCCGCACATGCGAACCCTCGGGGACCGCAACGAGCTGGAAGAGGAACGTCGGCTGGCCTACGTCGGCATCACTCGGGCGAAGCACCGGCTGCACATCAGCAGGGCGGCCGTACGCAGCGCGTGGGGGACACCCAGCTACAACCCACCGTCCCGATTCCTGGCGGAGATTCCCGGCGACCTCATGGACTGGCAGCGCACGGGCGCGGAGTCTCGATCCATGGTCTCGGCAGGCAGACCGGCTCCGCCGCGGGCGCGCAGCGCGCGCAACGTCCCGTCGTTGGCGGCAGGGGACCGCGTCACCCACGACTCGTTCGGGCTGGGAACCGTTCTCGAGGTGGAGGGCAGCGGCGAACGCAGCCGGGTACGCATCGACTTCGGTGGGGACGTCGGCAGCAAGGACCTCCTCCTGGGCTACGCACCGGTCGAGAAGCTGTGAGCTAGACCGCGCGGCGGAACGGGATGAAGGAGTCTTCCCGCTCTGTTAATCTCGAAGAAGTCGAGCGAAACGAACGCGCAACGCGGGCGTGCCGACACTCTCCCTCCCTCTGGAGCACATCGAGTCCCTTCGGGGCATCTCGTCGTGTCGGGAGAGCTTCCCAGATCACACACTCGGTCGTTTGACAGGGTGAACGGGATGGGTAGACTGGGGGGGTTGCCCCGGAGACCGACGCGCTTCAGCGCGGGCCGGACGCCGGGACAAAGTAGAGAGAATCAAATGGTAATCTCTACGAAAGAAGCGAAAGCCCTGAAAAGGAATTCACTCAAAAATCTCGAATTTGCGAGATTGGCGAGCGGGTGCTAAATTGGGGTTAACAAAGTGAAGAGAGCCGCTTCCACGCGAAGACGCTGAGGGTCCTCGAGGTTGAGGGTGTTTGGTTGTTGTGGGTGGTGGGTGGTTGTTTCTTGAGAACTCAACAGCGCGTACGTTTGTTCTTGTGCCTTTATGGTTTGCCCCTGTTTTAGGGGTTCCTTTGATGA is part of the Spiractinospora alimapuensis genome and harbors:
- a CDS encoding UvrD-helicase domain-containing protein, yielding MSVHESLLEGLNAAQRDAVTHQGSPLLIVAGAGSGKTRVLTHRIAYLLRERDVRPGEILAITFTNKAAAEMRERIEGLLGARVARTMWIMTFHAACVRILRREATRLGYPSNFTIYDSGDSQRLMQLVCRELDLDTKRYPPRSFSAEVSNLKNELVDYDTFEARADNDRERVLAQAYKLYQRRLQEAGAMDFDDLIMLTVNLMELFPDVAEHYQRRFRHIMVDEYQDTNHAQYELVRTLATPPRPTDDGAPEIEPAELCVVGDADQSIYAFRGATIRNIVEFERDYPNARTVLLEQNYRSTNTILRAANAVISQNTDRKPKNLWSEVGTGAAIVGYVADNEHDEASFVVSEIDRLTDAGDCRPGDVAVFYRTNAQSRVLEEIFIRHGLPYRIVGGVRFYERKEIRDVLAYLRVLANPDDTVALRRILNVPKRGIGDRAEATVEVFAARERISFAAALRRANEAPGVATRSVKAIGQFVALLDELMELVPTSSPAEIIEAVLRRTGYLEELTNSKDLQDESRVENLEEFVEVAREFEQTFTGPLYPEDTAQDETTQSGAESVVAEEGADEGEESADQPGPPTLVDFLEQVALVADADQVEEDEGDGVVTLMTLHAAKGLEFPVVFLTGMEDGVFPHMRTLGDRNELEEERRLAYVGITRAKHRLHISRAAVRSAWGTPSYNPPSRFLAEIPGDLMDWQRTGAESRSMVSAGRPAPPRARSARNVPSLAAGDRVTHDSFGLGTVLEVEGSGERSRVRIDFGGDVGSKDLLLGYAPVEKL